From Bacteroidales bacterium, a single genomic window includes:
- a CDS encoding NAD-dependent deacylase yields the protein MEPEIIKAATLIHNSKNLAAFTGAGISAESGIPTFRGEDGIWKKYNPQVLELNFFYSNPEKSWEVIAKLFYDHLQDARPNDAHYALAAIEKEKGNLTIVTQNIDHFHQLAGSKDVVEFHGTTAELICQKCNITLPASNNMKQIPPRCPSCNSILKPNFVFFGEGIPHEAFMRSSKAAHSCDVMIVVGTSGEVMPANMIPVEAKKNGAKIIEINPDKKVFAYGENDVYINHKAVYALTSILEELKKLN from the coding sequence ATGGAACCAGAAATAATTAAAGCAGCTACTCTTATTCATAATTCTAAAAACTTGGCAGCCTTCACTGGCGCTGGCATTTCAGCAGAAAGCGGCATCCCTACTTTTAGAGGCGAAGATGGTATTTGGAAAAAATACAATCCACAAGTATTGGAATTAAATTTCTTTTATAGTAATCCTGAAAAATCGTGGGAAGTAATTGCGAAACTTTTTTACGACCATTTGCAAGATGCACGTCCTAATGATGCTCACTACGCCTTAGCTGCGATTGAAAAAGAAAAAGGAAATCTAACGATAGTTACACAAAATATTGACCATTTTCATCAATTAGCTGGGAGCAAGGACGTGGTTGAATTTCACGGCACTACTGCTGAGTTGATTTGCCAAAAATGCAATATTACTTTGCCCGCAAGCAACAACATGAAGCAAATACCGCCTCGTTGCCCATCATGTAATAGTATTTTAAAACCAAATTTTGTCTTTTTTGGCGAAGGCATACCACATGAAGCATTTATGAGGTCTTCAAAAGCAGCCCACAGTTGCGATGTGATGATAGTTGTAGGCACATCAGGCGAAGTAATGCCCGCAAACATGATTCCAGTTGAAGCGAAAAAAAATGGTGCAAAAATTATAGAAATAAATCCTGATAAAAAAGTTTTTGCTTATGGAGAAAATGACGTGTATATCAATCACAAAGCGGTGTATGCACTCACAAGTATTTTAGAAGAATTGAAAAAACTAAACTAG
- a CDS encoding DUF2007 domain-containing protein, with protein MDSNLILLERFTWAHEYNILKTILESNGIEVFMRDELTINVDPLLSYAIGGIKMYVKESDFETASKIVKDFYDKRLDDIEEECSDEN; from the coding sequence ATGGATTCGAATTTAATTTTATTAGAAAGATTCACATGGGCTCACGAATATAACATCTTAAAGACCATATTAGAATCCAATGGTATTGAGGTTTTTATGCGAGACGAGCTAACTATAAATGTTGACCCACTGCTTTCTTACGCCATTGGCGGAATAAAAATGTATGTTAAAGAAAGTGATTTTGAAACTGCAAGCAAGATTGTGAAAGACTTTTACGACAAAAGACTCGATGATATTGAAGAAGAATGTTCAGACGAAAATTAA